Within Verrucomicrobiia bacterium, the genomic segment GCTGGCCGGCATGAGGCCCAGGGCGGTCCTTGAGGGCTATTGACGTTCATGTGTTGAGTAGTATCCCAGTTGCCAGGGTTCTCACCAGCCTTTTTGCCGCAGAAATTTTGTTCGCCTGCCGCCGCTTTTTTCAGCATATTTTAATCGATGAAATCAATGACGGGGTACGGGCGCGGAGACTGTTCCCAGAACGGCTTCAAGATCACCGTCGAACTCAGTTCTGTGAACCGAAAGCAGAGTGAAATCTCGGTTGCCTTGCCGCGGGAGATGGAGATGCTCGAGGCGCAGATTCGCGATCTGATCAACCATTACATTGCCCGCGGGCGGCTCAATGTGCGGGTTGCCCTGCACGCCGGTGGAAGCAATCTCTCGGCCCGGATGCATCTGAATATTCCGCTGGCCAAGGCTTATGCCAGGGAACTCAATCGCCTTTCCCGCCAGCTCAGGCTTCCAGGTCCCGTAACCCTCGATCAGTTGGCCCGCGCCCCGGGCGTCTTCCAGACCGATGAAGAGATTGTCGAGGAAGAGGACTTCTGGCCGGCTGTGCAGAAATCTCTTAAAAAAGCCCTCGTGGCCATGGTCCGGATGCGCGAGCGGGAAGGCGAGCACTTGGAACAGGATTTGGCACGGCGCATCAGCAACATGCGCAAAGCCACCGCGCGCGTCCAGAAACATGCCCCCGCCGTCGCCCGCCGTTACCGCGAGCAACTGCTCGAACGCATCAAAACGGCCGGCCTCCAAGCCCCTGGCGAGCAGGACGAGCGCCTCCTCAAAGAGGTCGTTTTCTTCGCCGACCGTTCGGACATCTCGGAAGAACTCATCCGGCTCCAGAGCCACTTCCGGCAATTCGATGATTGCCGCAAGGCGCGCGAGCCGGTCGGGCGGACTCTGGATTTCCTGGCCCAGGAAATGAACCGGGAAGTCAACACCATCGGTTCCAAAGCCAACGACAGCCGCATCTCGCGCGAGGTGGTCACGTTAAAAGCCGAGCTGGAGAAGTTTCGTGAGCAAGCTCAGAACGTTGAATGATGAGCCTTGAAGCACGAACAACGCGCGAAGAGCGAATGCCGGCGACGGCGCCACCCACCAGTCCATTGCTCATCCTGCTGTCGGCCCCATCCGGCGGGGGCAAGACTACTCTTTGCCAGCAATTGATGGCCTCCCGCCCCGGCTTGACTCGCGCGGTGACCTGCACCACCCGGTCTCCGCGCCCTGGTGAACGCGATGGAGTGGATTATTATTTCCTGGATGCCGGCTCCTTTCTCAAACGCGTTCAGGCAGGCAATTTCCTCGAACATGCCACTGTTTACGGCAACAGTTACGGCACATTGAAGGCCGAGGTGATGGGCAAGTTGCGCCAAGGCAAAGACGTTCTGCTCACGGTCGATGTGCAGGGCGCGGCGACCATCCAGGAAAAAGCCGGGCAAGAGCCCGAGCTCAAGCGGGCGTTGGTCTCGGTCTTTTTAACCCCGCCTTCGCTCGACATTCTCGAAGAACGCCTGCGCCGGCGCGGGAGCGACTCGGCGGCTGCCATTCAAAAGCGGCTGGGGGTTGCCCGCCAGGAAATTGCGCAATGGAAGCACTTCGATTATTTGCTGATCAGCTCGAAAGTAAATGAGGACCTGCGGCGGATGCTCGCCATCATCGAATCGGAGAAGATGCGCACAACGCGCGAGCGACCGCCGGATTTTTAAATGAAAAAGGCCGATGTTATCTTGGGCGTATCGGGCTCGATTGCAGCCTACAAAGCGGTCGAGGTTGCCAGCCAACTGACGAAAGAAGGTTGTGAAGTTCATGTGGTCATGACCGCCGATGCCCTCGAATTCATTACCCCGTTGCCATTCAAAACATTGTCCCGCCACCCGGTCATTACGGACCTTTACGACGAAGAGGCGGACTGGAAACCGGCGCACATCGAACTGGCGGACACAGCGGCCTTGCTGCTCATCGCGCCGGCGACAGCTCATACGATAGCTAAGCTGGCATTGGGCCTGGCCAACGATGCTCTCAGTTGCATTGCGCTGGCCCTGAATTCTAAAGCAAAGACCCTCATTGCCCCGGCCATGAACGGTAAAATGTGGCTCCACCCGGCCACTCAGCAGCATGTCGCAACGCTGAAAGGCTGGGGCGCAGAGTTTATCGGCCCCGAAGAGGGATTGTTATCGTGCGGCTACGAAGGTTTGGGTCGGTTGTGGCCCGTAGAAAAGGTCGTCGGGCGCGCATTGGAATTATTGAGGGAAAAGTAACTAAGCCCGCTTCGCCTTCGGGCCGCAGACACGCTCCGCATCGAGCCCAACATGAATAGCTCTGAACCAACCCAGGTCACCCCCCCGGCCACCCGGGTCCCCAGGACCGCTCTCGATCTGGAGGCGCTCAATCCGCGCCGGAGAAGCCGCCTTGCCAGAGTGTTGGGAGCCGTGGGCAATCTTTTCGAGCGGATTATTGGGATGCTCAAGATAGCCCCGCCTGAGAGCGCTCAGGTCCTGAAGCGGATCGTGATGATGGAACGTGACATCGTCCTGCCCATCAAAGCCGCCGGCATCGCCATCTTGTTCCGGTACTTCTATTTCACCCGCTGGATTCAGGATACCTCAACCGATTTGGAGGTGTCCGTAGACGCCGCGCGCTATTTCTTTTTGATCTACGTTTTCATGAACGCCATTTTCGCCGCAGCCCTGTTGTTGGGCGCGCGCCGATTGCGACTGGTCATCATTGAGCGGTTGGTCTTTGCCATGAGCCTGGTGGACGGGATTTTCCTGGGGGTCCTGACCCTGGTGACCGGGGGTTATAACAGCTCGCTGTATTGGCTTTTTCTTGGACTGATCGTGCGCAGCGCCGTGAGCGTTCCTCGCGCCACATCGCAACTGCTGCTCAATTTGACCTTGAGCACCTGCTTCGTGCTGGCTGGGGCCATCGATTCGTTTATAGCCAAAAACCTCGACGTGACGCTCCAAAAAGTGCTCGACCTCTGGGCAGTGGATAATCCCGCCGAGCCGTTGTTGCTTCGCCTGGTGCTGCTGCTATTAATGACCTTCGGCTGTTACGCCGTGCAGGTGCTGCTGGAACGTCAGCGCCAGGCTGAGGAAGAGGCCAGGGAATTCGCCGTGCGCGAAGTCCAACTGCATTCAGCAGGCCGTTTAGCCGCCGAGTTCGCCCATCAAATTAAAAACCCCCTGGCCATCATCAATAATGCCGCCTATTCCCTTCAGCGCGGCCTTAAGGAAGGCAAGCCCGCCGCCATCGAGCAGATTGAGATGATCCAGGAAGAAGTCCAGCGCGCCGATCGAATCGTGACCGAGGTCATGGGGTACGCCCAGTTAAGCGAGGGCCATGTGGAAAAATTGGACGTATTGGACGAATTGGACCATGCCATCGAGCGGGTTTTCCCTCCGGCGGCCCGCTTTCCCATCCGGGTCCATCGCGATTACGGGCCCTACTTTCCACCGCTCCTGATGCTGCGCCGGCATGCATCCGAAACTTTCATTAACGTGCTCCAAAACGCCCGCGAAGCCCTCCTGGCGACCGGCGGCAATGTGCGCGTTAGCGCCCGATGCCATGGAGATCACTCGATCGAAGTCTCCATTCAAGACGACGGCCCTGGGATTGCGCCAGACAAACAGGGCCGCATCTTTGAGCCCTACTACACCACAAAAGAAAATGGCACCGGTCTGGGACTGGCTTCCGTCAAGCACAACGTCGAGC encodes:
- a CDS encoding flavoprotein; amino-acid sequence: MKKADVILGVSGSIAAYKAVEVASQLTKEGCEVHVVMTADALEFITPLPFKTLSRHPVITDLYDEEADWKPAHIELADTAALLLIAPATAHTIAKLALGLANDALSCIALALNSKAKTLIAPAMNGKMWLHPATQQHVATLKGWGAEFIGPEEGLLSCGYEGLGRLWPVEKVVGRALELLREK
- the gmk gene encoding guanylate kinase, whose product is MMSLEARTTREERMPATAPPTSPLLILLSAPSGGGKTTLCQQLMASRPGLTRAVTCTTRSPRPGERDGVDYYFLDAGSFLKRVQAGNFLEHATVYGNSYGTLKAEVMGKLRQGKDVLLTVDVQGAATIQEKAGQEPELKRALVSVFLTPPSLDILEERLRRRGSDSAAAIQKRLGVARQEIAQWKHFDYLLISSKVNEDLRRMLAIIESEKMRTTRERPPDF
- a CDS encoding YicC/YloC family endoribonuclease encodes the protein MKSMTGYGRGDCSQNGFKITVELSSVNRKQSEISVALPREMEMLEAQIRDLINHYIARGRLNVRVALHAGGSNLSARMHLNIPLAKAYARELNRLSRQLRLPGPVTLDQLARAPGVFQTDEEIVEEEDFWPAVQKSLKKALVAMVRMREREGEHLEQDLARRISNMRKATARVQKHAPAVARRYREQLLERIKTAGLQAPGEQDERLLKEVVFFADRSDISEELIRLQSHFRQFDDCRKAREPVGRTLDFLAQEMNREVNTIGSKANDSRISREVVTLKAELEKFREQAQNVE
- a CDS encoding HAMP domain-containing sensor histidine kinase, with amino-acid sequence MNSSEPTQVTPPATRVPRTALDLEALNPRRRSRLARVLGAVGNLFERIIGMLKIAPPESAQVLKRIVMMERDIVLPIKAAGIAILFRYFYFTRWIQDTSTDLEVSVDAARYFFLIYVFMNAIFAAALLLGARRLRLVIIERLVFAMSLVDGIFLGVLTLVTGGYNSSLYWLFLGLIVRSAVSVPRATSQLLLNLTLSTCFVLAGAIDSFIAKNLDVTLQKVLDLWAVDNPAEPLLLRLVLLLLMTFGCYAVQVLLERQRQAEEEAREFAVREVQLHSAGRLAAEFAHQIKNPLAIINNAAYSLQRGLKEGKPAAIEQIEMIQEEVQRADRIVTEVMGYAQLSEGHVEKLDVLDELDHAIERVFPPAARFPIRVHRDYGPYFPPLLMLRRHASETFINVLQNAREALLATGGNVRVSARCHGDHSIEVSIQDDGPGIAPDKQGRIFEPYYTTKENGTGLGLASVKHNVELYGGRVRVESGLGKGARFVLLFPAKTLIRLAKSN